From one Geoalkalibacter halelectricus genomic stretch:
- a CDS encoding type IV toxin-antitoxin system AbiEi family antitoxin domain-containing protein, translating to MLYDTSPSATILDLARKLGVLRVRDLTSRGIHPEYLRRLCRQGLMVRTGRGLYMAADADISEHHTLAQAAKMVPHGIVCLLSALRFHDIGTQNPHEVWMALERTSARPCIEYPSLRVVRFSGQALTEGVKEHVIEGVTVKVTSPARTVADCFKYRNKIGLDVALEALKECRRNRRCEIDDLWRYAKLCRVANIMRPYLEAMSA from the coding sequence ATGCTTTACGATACCTCACCCTCCGCAACCATTCTCGATCTCGCTCGAAAACTGGGCGTCCTGCGGGTCCGCGATCTGACCTCGCGCGGAATCCATCCGGAGTACCTGCGCCGTCTCTGCCGTCAGGGATTGATGGTGCGGACCGGTCGCGGACTTTACATGGCGGCCGATGCCGACATCTCCGAGCATCACACTCTCGCACAGGCGGCCAAAATGGTTCCCCACGGTATAGTCTGCCTCCTCTCCGCTCTTCGATTCCACGACATCGGCACCCAGAACCCGCATGAAGTCTGGATGGCGCTGGAGCGTACCTCCGCCCGGCCCTGCATCGAATATCCCTCTCTGAGGGTCGTGCGCTTCTCGGGCCAAGCCCTAACGGAGGGGGTGAAGGAGCATGTGATCGAGGGAGTGACGGTCAAGGTGACCTCTCCGGCCAGAACCGTCGCCGATTGCTTCAAATACCGCAACAAGATCGGTCTGGATGTGGCCCTGGAGGCGCTCAAGGAGTGCCGGCGCAACCGGCGCTGCGAGATCGACGACCTCTGGCGCTATGCCAAACTCTGCCGTGTAGCGAACATTATGAGGCCCTATCTGGAGGCGATGAGCGCATGA
- a CDS encoding PDZ domain-containing protein, which yields MEKVLKVTQVQSGSQAENLGMQIGDVIAVYNSERISSDNELSMAVHNARNQKKEKVEITVVRNGSKVKMSATPEPLGILCAEKFARSQESSASEPHGELYQTKYGVTLALCSLFSFVGWAIVFLGFLAAFFGFASEGRFSLMVVLPMLGVSVTGFFIIMGAQVTRATVDNADHTREILKALRSRS from the coding sequence ATGGAAAAAGTACTAAAGGTGACCCAGGTGCAAAGCGGTTCGCAAGCAGAAAATCTCGGGATGCAGATCGGCGATGTGATAGCCGTTTATAACTCAGAAAGAATCAGTTCCGACAATGAGCTGTCGATGGCTGTTCACAATGCCCGCAATCAGAAAAAGGAAAAGGTTGAAATCACTGTTGTGCGAAACGGTAGCAAGGTAAAGATGAGTGCTACCCCTGAGCCTCTGGGCATCCTTTGCGCCGAAAAGTTTGCAAGATCTCAAGAAAGCTCTGCATCAGAACCTCATGGAGAACTCTACCAGACAAAATATGGCGTGACGCTCGCCTTGTGTTCCTTGTTTTCGTTCGTTGGCTGGGCGATAGTTTTTCTGGGCTTTCTGGCGGCCTTTTTCGGTTTTGCCAGTGAAGGCCGTTTTTCTCTGATGGTCGTGCTGCCGATGCTCGGTGTGAGTGTCACCGGGTTTTTCATCATCATGGGAGCTCAAGTGACCCGCGCCACTGTGGATAATGCAGACCATACCCGTGAGATATTGAAGGCGTTGCGTTCCAGGTCATGA